One Actinomycetospora corticicola genomic window, CCCGACGCGGTCGTGGTCGACCTCGGCGCCGGTCGCGGCTCCTTCCTCGAGGACCCGAGCCCGTTCCGGCGGTCCCTGCACGACCTCAGGCCGCGCTGCGCCCGGCTCATCGGGCTCGACGTCGACCCCGCGGTGCGGGAGAACCCCGCCCTGCACGAGAGCCACGTCATCGAGCCGCAGGGCCGGTTCCCGCTGCCCGACGGGTCGGTCGACCTGCTGGTGAGCGACTGGACCTTCGAGCACGTCGCGGACCCGGCGCACACCGCCGCGGAGATCGACCGGGTGCTCGCCCCCGGCGGGTGGCTGTGCGCCCGGACGCCCCGCAAGTGGGGTGCGATCGGCGTGCCGACCCGGCTCGTGCCCAACGCGCTGCACGTCGCCGCGCTGCGCCGCCTCCAGCCGGCGAAGGCCGAGGTCGACACCTTTCCCACGGCGTACCGGATGAACTCCCGCGCCGCCCTGCGCGGCTGGTTCCCGCCCGAGCGCTTCACCCACTGCGTCTACGAGTTCGACGCCGAGCCGGGGTACGTCGGCCGCTCGCCCGCGGCCCTGCGCACCGGGCTCCTCCTGCAGCGCCTCGTCCCCTCCCGCGCCGCCTCCACCCTCATGATCTTCATCCGCAAGGAGGAGTCCGCGTGACCGAGTACCAGCCGATCGACCTCGAGGCGGTCCGCACCTGCTCCCGGCGCCACCTGCGCAGCCGCCGCCTGCGGCTGCTCGTGGCGCTGCTCGCCGTCGTCGTGCCCGGCCGGGCCCGCCGGTTCCTCGCGGTCCGCGTGCTCGGACACGACATCCACCCCGACGCCCACCTGGGGCGCGCCCTGGTCGACGTCGACCGCCTCGTGATGGACGCGGGCGCGGTGATCTCGGCCGGCAACGTCATCCGTGGCTGCGAGCTGGTGGTGCTCGAGCGCGACGCGAAGATGGGGATGCTCAACCTCGTCAACGGCGTCCGCCGCGATCCGCGGTTCTACCAGGGCGTCGACCGGTCCCCGTCGCTGATCCTGCGCCGGGCCGCGCTCATCACGACGATGCACGTCGTCGACGCCTCGGCCCGGGTCGAGTTCGCGCCGTGGGGCA contains:
- a CDS encoding acyltransferase, which gives rise to MTEYQPIDLEAVRTCSRRHLRSRRLRLLVALLAVVVPGRARRFLAVRVLGHDIHPDAHLGRALVDVDRLVMDAGAVISAGNVIRGCELVVLERDAKMGMLNLVNGVRRDPRFYQGVDRSPSLILRRAALITTMHVVDASARVEFAPWGTLAGFGSLVQTHSVDFDAVRQDARPVTVGDHSLVMSRSVLLPGSAVPDHSLVAAGGVVARSLPDEPALYGGVPVRVVRPTDPTSAFFVREGVDIL
- a CDS encoding class I SAM-dependent methyltransferase, with the translated sequence MTLSVPRPARSASSAEPHAEVFPEVPAGGYTRLDGSVEFWSRVNAVLPPDAVVVDLGAGRGSFLEDPSPFRRSLHDLRPRCARLIGLDVDPAVRENPALHESHVIEPQGRFPLPDGSVDLLVSDWTFEHVADPAHTAAEIDRVLAPGGWLCARTPRKWGAIGVPTRLVPNALHVAALRRLQPAKAEVDTFPTAYRMNSRAALRGWFPPERFTHCVYEFDAEPGYVGRSPAALRTGLLLQRLVPSRAASTLMIFIRKEESA